Genomic DNA from Longimicrobiales bacterium:
GTATCAGGAAAGATGGCCTGCACCGGGCATTCGGGCTCACAGGCGCCGCAATCGATGCATTCATCGGGATGGATATAGAACTGATCCTCGGCCTCGTAGATACAATCTACGGGGCAGACCTCGACGCAGCTGGCGTCTTTGGTCTCAATGCAAGGCTGGGTAATGATGTAGGTCATGGCTGCCTGAAATCCATGGAGTGGTACGGCGCCAAGAAGCTTTAACCAAGCTGTAGCCAAGGTCAAGCATAAGCCGCATCGAGTAGCTGTCATTCTCCGGCACCTGTGCAAATCCCGTCGCGTCGCCGTATGCTAGACTAAGGGCTGATACCGTCGCCTGACTGCGCGTGGAAAGATGACTGAAGCCTTGAGAATCCGCCTGATGATTGTAGCCGCCCTGCTTGTATGGGCGCCTCCGGGGATGAGTGCGCAGTCCGGAATCGTTTTCGGAACAGTGTACGACTCGATCGCGAATGAGCCACTTCCCGATGCCGCCGTCTTCCTCTGGGAAACGCCGTACTCTGCGGAGACTGACAGTCAGGGACGGTTCCGCATCGAGGACGTGCCGGCCGGAGACTACAGTATCCTTTTTTTCCATACGCGGTTGGGTGAGCGCGGCATCTCGACCGGTTCCCGAGCCATCTCTGTCCAAGCGGGCGTTGACCAGCAAATAGACCTCGGCATGCCTTCCCTTGCGACCCTTGTTCGAAGCCAGTGCCTTATGGAGAGTCGGTCCGAGGGCGCTGGGGCGCTCGCCGGAAAAGTGACCGATAGTGAGTCGGCGCTCGCACTCGGGGGTGCCCGCGTCACGCTGTCATGGCACGAAGAGAGCCTCACGGTTCCAAGGAGGCTAGAGGCAGTGACCGATCAGGCTGGTTGGTATCGTAGCTGCGCTGTGCCCGTTGGGATCCCCATTCTGCTCTCGGTCGACTTCTATGGTCGTCAGGGACGCCGCCGGGAAGTCACGGTCGGAGCGAGTGGGTATCTCGAGGCCAACGCAGAGCTTTTCGCGAGTCGCCCGGTTGAGGTCTCAGGAAGGCTGCTCGACAGGGATTCAGGAGCGCCCGTAGAGGGTGCCGATACCTGGCTCCGGGGCACTAGGTTTCGCATGCTCACGTGGCCCAACGGTGAGTTCTCGTTCGACGACGTGCCCACCGGCACATACATGCTGATGACCGACCATCTGGCGTACGGCACCAAGATGGACACTCTCTTCGTTCCGAACGGGACCGACCTCCGCATAGAAATGATTCTGGATAACCGGCCGATCGAGATCGCCCCGCTTACCGTCGTCACGAGCGCACCGCCCGTCGCGATCGCCCAGCGCAGAGGCGGCATCGTGATCAC
This window encodes:
- a CDS encoding ferredoxin family protein translates to MTYIITQPCIETKDASCVEVCPVDCIYEAEDQFYIHPDECIDCGACEPECPVQAIFPDTDVPAEWTSYVDKNREHFG
- a CDS encoding carboxypeptidase regulatory-like domain-containing protein, with product MTEALRIRLMIVAALLVWAPPGMSAQSGIVFGTVYDSIANEPLPDAAVFLWETPYSAETDSQGRFRIEDVPAGDYSILFFHTRLGERGISTGSRAISVQAGVDQQIDLGMPSLATLVRSQCLMESRSEGAGALAGKVTDSESALALGGARVTLSWHEESLTVPRRLEAVTDQAGWYRSCAVPVGIPILLSVDFYGRQGRRREVTVGASGYLEANAELFASRPVEVSGRLLDRDSGAPVEGADTWLRGTRFRMLTWPNGEFSFDDVPTGTYMLMTDHLAYGTKMDTLFVPNGTDLRIEMILDNRPIEIAPLTVVTSAPPVAIAQRRGGIVITSDAIDKVRQRSRDASDIIRSLNIPGILVRHLTGGTICVGYSTGQVMMNRAGCVGMLIFINDVRATDANMALRLPPDAIERMVVYKPVDAGTLFGLGAANGVWMIYTRGN